The Sinorhizobium fredii USDA 257 region ACGTTCACGAAAAACCTGAGCAATCTCGGGCAGAGCAAGCTGATAGCACTCGCGGTGGCCGGCATCGTCGCAATCGGCTTCGTTCTCGGCGCTGCCGTCTACGTCAACAAGCCGGCCTTTGAAACGCTCTATGTGGGCCTCGAACGCAGCGATGTCACCCAGATCAGCATTGCGCTTGCCGAGGCGAATCTCAACTTCGAGGTCGGTGCGGATGGCGGCAGCATCCAGGTGCCGGTCGGCATGACCGGCAAGGCTCGCCTGCTCCTGGCCGAACGCGGCCTGCCGAGCAGCGCCAATGCCGGTTACGAACTTTTCGACAATGTCGGCTCGCTCGGGCTCACCTCCTTCATGCAGGAGGTTACGCGCGTTCGTGCATTGGAGGGCGAGATTGCCCGCACCATCCAGCAGATCTCCGGCATCGCGGCGGCCCGTGTCCATATCGTCATGCCCGAGCGGGGCAGCTTCCGCAAGGCCGAGCAGACGCCGACCGCATCGGTGATGATTCGCGCGAGCGCGACGGTCGGCCGGGGCGCCGCCTCGTCCATCCGTCATCTCGTTGCTTCGTCCGTCCCGGGTCTCGATGTCGACGACGTCACCATTCTCGATTCGACCGGCCAGCTTCTTGCTTCCGGCGACGACCCGGCAAGCAGCGCCCTCAATCAGTCGCTCGGCGTGGTGCAGAACGTTCAGACCGATCTCGAGAAGAAGATCGACAACGCACTCGCGCCGTTCCTCGGCATGGACAATTTCCGCACCAGTGTCACGGCCTCGCTCAACACCGATGCCCAGCAGATCCAGGAGACCGTCTTCGACCCCGAATCGCGGGTCGAGCGCTCGACGCGCGTGATCAAGGAAGAGCAGAAGTCCAGCCAGCAGCAGCCGGACAATGCCGCCACCGTGCAGCAGAACGTGCCTCAGGCGGCGCCGCGTGGCGGTGCAGGCCAGCAGTCGAGCGACGAGGCAGAGAAAAAGGAAGAGCAGACGAACTACGAGATCAACAGCAAGACGATCGCGACCGTCAAGAACAGCTATTCGATCGAGCGGCTGTCGATTGCCGTCGTCGTCAACCGAGGTCGCCTGGCGGCCATGGTGGGCGAGACGGCCGATCAGGTAAAGATCGACGCCTATCTCCAGGACATGCAGAAGATCGTCGCGTCCGCTGCCGGCGTCGATCCGAGCCGCGGTGACGTCGTCACGCTGAACGCAATGGATTTCGTCGATACGCAATTGCTCGACCAGCCGGTGACCGGGCCGGGCGTCATGGAAATGCTGACGCGCAATCTCGGCGGCATCATCAACTCGCTGGCCTTCATCGTCGTCGCCTTCCTGGTCGTCTGGCTGGGTATGCGGCCCCTGGCCCGCCAGATGGGCTTTGGCGGCCGGTCGGGTCAACTCGAAGGCGAGGGCGCCGGGCTCGAACTGCCGGATTTCTCTCCGGCCGCCGCTGGCGCCGCGGGAGGTGCCCTCATGGAAGGCTTCGGTTCCGACTTCGGCTTCGACAGCACGGACGACCTGCTCAATCTCGGCGACGACAGCAGTGGCTTCAATCGCCGCGTCAAGGAAGGCCCCGAGCGCCGGCTCGCCCGCATGGTGGAGATCAGCGAGGAGCGCGCCGCAAAAATCCTCCGCAAATGGTCGCTTGACCGCGCCGCCTGAAATCGTTCGAGAGAAGCCTCTGACAGGAAACCCCGCCACACTGGCGGGGTTTTTGCATTTTGCCGGGCAGGTACCAGGTTCGCTGCGCACCGCTGCGATCGTCTGATGATTTGTCACACCGATCGAAATAGTGCCTGAGTCAAACACGCCGTGGCTGTGCCGGCACCCAATCCACGCAAGAATCCAAGCCGACCGGACGAGTCTAGGGGAGGGGCTGGATCGAAACTTTTAAAGAAAATTTTAACGATTTTAGATTCGGAAAGACCGACGCTGCCCTCTTTTCCCTGTTTGTCGACTGACGGTTGTTTCTCCAGTGCTCATTTCTTGGATATATAACTTCCGAGAGTCCAAATAAAGTTTGGATCATCTTTGCATCTATACAGGTCACTGCTGCCATCCCAGTGCGTGGAACTTGGTGCATTTTAGCAACATGCGTCATTCGAAAGTAAAGTTCGCTCGGCAATATTCGGGGTGCTCGCGGCTTTGAAGGCGCAGAAAGTCGTCGGAAAGTGGCCGCAGCCACTCCTTAGGCGTGTCTCTGACGCCTCAGCCGGCACCGGATTCGGAACTGACGATTGGCAAAAAAGCCATAAAAAACACCGGCATGCGTTGACAGAACAGCGCATGGGGCTGCGGTGGCGATTGTGACGAAAATCCGCAGGAGAGCGGCCACTCTACTCAAAGCTGCGCAAGCAAATCGCGCCGCAATCACCGTGTCTTTTTAGGGGCGGAGATGTACAGTTTAGATATTGATTCGTGCCCTGGTCTGCGCACGGGGAATGCCGGCTTTGATTGGCTGTCTGTCGGCAGGGCGAGTGTTCCAGGGGCGTCGAATCCGGCACGGGGGCTGAAAGTAATGGAGATTTCACCGACTGGCGCGGCCTGGTCTTTGCAGACCGCCGCGCCGCGCATGAGTAGTCGCGGCATATCGCGGGAACAGCTGATACGAAAGCTCGGGGAAGCTGCCGAGCGCAGCAGTCTCGCCAACGGGCTGGCTATCCTGACCGAATATGTCGGAGCAACGCACTACCTTCTGGCTCGCCACGATCTCTCGCAGGACGGAGGGCTTGATTTCGTTCTGTGTTCCGATTGGCCCTTCGACGTCGTGCGGCGCCTTTCAAGCATCGTCATCGGTCTGAACGCGAAGACGACCGAATTGGAAAAGTGCCTGACCGCGCTGCAGCCTTGCTTCCAGGCCCTGCCGGACGACATCGATCTGCCGCGCGGCGTCAACCGCTCCTATTGCTCCGTCACGTTCAATGTCGGTCGGTCCCGTTTCTCGATGATGCTGCTGTTCCCCGAGGACGTCATCCTGTCCCAGGAGGGACTGCGCGATATTGCCGTGCTGGCAAGCTATCTCGCGAGTTTCAAGGCCGATGCCGGGGTCAGGCACGACAGGGACTTCGAACTCACCGAGCGCGAGCTCGAATGCCTGTTCTGGATCGCCGAAGGCAAGACGAGCGAGGAGATGGCCGTGATCCTCGGCATTTCCCGCAACACGATCAACAACTACATCACCAGCGTCATGCGAAAGACCGCAACGCGCACCAGGTCGGAGGCCATCGCCCACGCCGTCCGCCACAATCTGGTATAGGAGCGAGACGATGGTGCACCTGGATTCGGAGGGTCGCTCGGACCATGTCCGCCTCGGCCGAAGCGCGCGTGCGGCGCGCGCGGCGACGCTGGTGACGCGGCTGCAGGTCATGCAGCGGCAGATCAACGCGAAGAACTTCGCGGTTCTGCGCGTCAATGGAAGGGGTATGCCGACGACGCGCAAGCTCACCTGCGTCCTGCACAATTGGGGTGCCGCGTCCGAAGCGAATGCGCACGAACTCTTGAAGGTCTATGGCGAGGAGTTGCTCCAGCACCTCGATCGTTCTCCGCTGGCGGTGCTGTGGGACGGCCAGGGAGAGCATCAGGCCGCCGACGTCCCCGACATGGCGCTGTTCTCGCACCGGCTCAAGGGGCGGAAGCTCTCCTATTCGGGTATCGCCTTCCCGATACGGCTCGGCGCGCAGGGCAACGGCTGTGTGGTCTTTGCCGGCAGCTACATCGATGCGCCGGCCGAGCAGATCCTCGACCTGCACGGGCGTTGCGCGCAGGTCATGATCGACATGCTGGCCGCGGACGAAAGACGACTGTTCAAGGGCGAGAGCCTCAGCGACCGCGAGATCGCCTGTCTGCAGATGGCGGGCGACGGCTATATTAGCGAGGAGATCGCCGAAAAGATGGGACTTTCGGTCCACACCGTGAATGCGTATCTCGGCGCCGCCACGACGAAACTCGATTCCGTCAACCGCATCCAGGCGATCGCCAAGGCGATACGCCTCGGTTACATAAGTTAACGCCTGTTCTCAGGTCGGTTTCCCCTCACCTATCTCTCCCCGTCAGGACGGGGAGAGGGGACTACGAGCGCGCAGCTTGCCCCTTTTCCCCGCATGCGGGGAGAAGGTCGCGGCAGCGGGATGAGGGGGGGACCCCAACCGCTCCAAACTGGTCAGCTTGCGAGCCGCAGAGGGTAGGATTTGACGAATCTCGCCTCTTCCAGGCTCCTGGCGAGGAAGGCGGTATTCTCGTCCGGATCGGTCGAGGGATGCTGGAAGTTGATGTGGCTGATCTCGATGCCGGCCGCCTCCCCGGCCAGCACGAGCCGTGCATAGACCGTTACGCCGCGGGGCTTCAACTCCAGGTCCAGAATGATTTCGGGGCGACTGTTCCAGTCGAGATTGTAGTTGCCGCCAAGGCCGAAATTCACGGTGCCCGGCAGGAAATAGAGTTCCGCCGCCGATTCCACGAGATCGGCGAGGCTCGCATAGGACTCGAACCGCAGGAGTGCGATGAAGTCCGCGGCGTCGATCAGGCGCAGTTCTGTCGCTACCGGACGAATCGCCTCTGCCACTAGTTTTTCGCGTTTTTCGGAGAATTCGCACTTCTTCAAGATCATGTCACCCGTTTTTGTTGCGGCTGAGCTGCGTAAACCCGGTGAATGAGTTCGGCGACTGCCTTGTAAAACACCGGTGGAATGACACTATCCACCGAGACTTGTGCAAACATGGAGCGCGCGAGCGGCGGATCCTCGAAGACCGGAATGCCGTTTTTTTCTGCGATCTCGCGGATCTTCAGGGCGACGAGATCCTGCCCCATGGCGACGACGACGGGCGCGTCGTTCTCTTCGCGCACGTAGCGCAGCGCGACCGCATAGTGCGTCGGGTTGGCGATCACCAGAGTGGCGCGGGGCACCGAGCCGATCATGCGCTTGCGGGCCCGGTCCCGCTGCATGGACCGCAGCCGCGCCTTGACGATCGGATCGCCCTGCGACTGCTTCAATTCCTCCTTCACCTCCTGCTTCGTCATCCTCAGTTCCGTGTACCAATGATGACGGGTCCAGAAGAGATCGACGATCGCCAGTGCCGCCGTGGCAAGCAGCACGACGGTGACGATCTGCTTGAGATCGGAGGTCATCGTCGCGAAGATCGTCACCGGATCTGAAAACATCAGATCGAGCGTGGCGAAATAGTCGTTCCACAAGACCACGACGACAATGATCGACACGACGATGATCTTGAACAGCGACTTGGCGAATTCCACCAGCCCCGGGATGCCGTAAATGCGCTTGAAGCCTGCTATCGGCGACACGCGGTTCATCTTCGGCATGATCCGGTCGAGCACCGGACGCGGTAGGTTCTGGAAGATCGACGACCCGACGCCGAAGATGATCAGCAGCAGGAAAATCGGAAGAACCAGCCCCGCAGACTTCAGGACGACGTGCGAGATCAACCCGACGGCATCCGTTGCCGTTTCGAGGCGCCAGGCTTCCGGTTGCTCGAATATGTCCTTGAGAGCCTCGGCCGTGCTGGCCGCGCCCTCAGAGAGAAAAAACACGATGAAGATGTAGACCGCGAGCGTCGAGGCGAAGGCCGTCACTTCACGAGAAAAGGGGACATTGCCCTTTTCCGTCGCATCGGACAGTTTTTTCTCCGATGGTGCTTCGGTTTTACTGTCCTTGTCCTGATCTTCCGACATGAAACAGGAAGCTCCCATTCTCGCAAGGAGCGGCGTCCGGTTCGCGGCCCGTGCTTCGCCGGCTCCGCGCCGATCTACCGGCGCCAGCGTGCTCCACTGCCTCTGTCGTGGACCGCGCGGGTTTTATGCGCAAGAGCCGGACGCCAAGAAGACGGCCGGCTCAACAGAAATTAAAGCAGTCGTGGAATCTTGCCGACGCGACCTGGCGTCGGGGAGCAACCTGGCGCTAGGCGGCTTCCGATTCCTTTTCCTTGAGCTCCAACTGTCCGCTCGCCGCGAGGCGAATCGCTTCCTGCGTGATCGAACGCCTGGCGATGGCGATATCGCGCGGGTTGATGCCGGCATCGCCGACTGCAAGGTCCGATTCGATCATGCGCCGCTGGCGTGCACCGACGGACGCGAGGATCGATTCGCGCAGTTCCGGCGCCGAACCCCTGAGCGCCATGGTGATGACGTCGGTCGAGACATCGTTGAAAAGCTGCACCCGGCTTCTCTGCGGCATGTAGAGGATATCGTCGAAGAGGAAGATCTTCGGCCGGACCTTCTTGGCGGAATCGGTGTTGATCGTTTCCAGCGAGGCGAGCAGCGTATCCACCTGCTTCTTCTCGAGCTCGTTCATCACCTCGGCGATCTTCGCCGGGCCGGGCGAATTGCGCTCCGCCTCCATCTCGCCGATCATCTCGATGACGCGCGTCTCGATGATCGACGCCGCCTTCGGGCTGACATTCTTCATGTTGACGGCGCGGTTGAGAACGTCCGGCCGCTGCCTGTCCG contains the following coding sequences:
- the fliF gene encoding flagellar basal-body MS-ring/collar protein FliF; translated protein: MNLFDQFSTFTKNLSNLGQSKLIALAVAGIVAIGFVLGAAVYVNKPAFETLYVGLERSDVTQISIALAEANLNFEVGADGGSIQVPVGMTGKARLLLAERGLPSSANAGYELFDNVGSLGLTSFMQEVTRVRALEGEIARTIQQISGIAAARVHIVMPERGSFRKAEQTPTASVMIRASATVGRGAASSIRHLVASSVPGLDVDDVTILDSTGQLLASGDDPASSALNQSLGVVQNVQTDLEKKIDNALAPFLGMDNFRTSVTASLNTDAQQIQETVFDPESRVERSTRVIKEEQKSSQQQPDNAATVQQNVPQAAPRGGAGQQSSDEAEKKEEQTNYEINSKTIATVKNSYSIERLSIAVVVNRGRLAAMVGETADQVKIDAYLQDMQKIVASAAGVDPSRGDVVTLNAMDFVDTQLLDQPVTGPGVMEMLTRNLGGIINSLAFIVVAFLVVWLGMRPLARQMGFGGRSGQLEGEGAGLELPDFSPAAAGAAGGALMEGFGSDFGFDSTDDLLNLGDDSSGFNRRVKEGPERRLARMVEISEERAAKILRKWSLDRAA
- the visN gene encoding transcriptional regulator VisN — its product is MEISPTGAAWSLQTAAPRMSSRGISREQLIRKLGEAAERSSLANGLAILTEYVGATHYLLARHDLSQDGGLDFVLCSDWPFDVVRRLSSIVIGLNAKTTELEKCLTALQPCFQALPDDIDLPRGVNRSYCSVTFNVGRSRFSMMLLFPEDVILSQEGLRDIAVLASYLASFKADAGVRHDRDFELTERELECLFWIAEGKTSEEMAVILGISRNTINNYITSVMRKTATRTRSEAIAHAVRHNLV
- the visR gene encoding transcriptional regulator VisR yields the protein MVHLDSEGRSDHVRLGRSARAARAATLVTRLQVMQRQINAKNFAVLRVNGRGMPTTRKLTCVLHNWGAASEANAHELLKVYGEELLQHLDRSPLAVLWDGQGEHQAADVPDMALFSHRLKGRKLSYSGIAFPIRLGAQGNGCVVFAGSYIDAPAEQILDLHGRCAQVMIDMLAADERRLFKGESLSDREIACLQMAGDGYISEEIAEKMGLSVHTVNAYLGAATTKLDSVNRIQAIAKAIRLGYIS
- the flhB gene encoding flagellar biosynthesis protein FlhB; amino-acid sequence: MSEDQDKDSKTEAPSEKKLSDATEKGNVPFSREVTAFASTLAVYIFIVFFLSEGAASTAEALKDIFEQPEAWRLETATDAVGLISHVVLKSAGLVLPIFLLLIIFGVGSSIFQNLPRPVLDRIMPKMNRVSPIAGFKRIYGIPGLVEFAKSLFKIIVVSIIVVVVLWNDYFATLDLMFSDPVTIFATMTSDLKQIVTVVLLATAALAIVDLFWTRHHWYTELRMTKQEVKEELKQSQGDPIVKARLRSMQRDRARKRMIGSVPRATLVIANPTHYAVALRYVREENDAPVVVAMGQDLVALKIREIAEKNGIPVFEDPPLARSMFAQVSVDSVIPPVFYKAVAELIHRVYAAQPQQKRVT
- the fliG gene encoding flagellar motor switch protein FliG, yielding MMDFESFEAQALARPLSQTEKAAAVLLAMGKSVAGKLLKFFTQSELQSIIAAAQSLRAIPPHELEALVNEFEDLFTEGAGLMDNAKAMESILEEGLTPDEVDGLLGRRATFQSYEASIWDRLQECDPVAVAQLLAKEHPQTIAYVLSMMPSSFGAKVLLQLSDRQRPDVLNRAVNMKNVSPKAASIIETRVIEMIGEMEAERNSPGPAKIAEVMNELEKKQVDTLLASLETINTDSAKKVRPKIFLFDDILYMPQRSRVQLFNDVSTDVITMALRGSAPELRESILASVGARQRRMIESDLAVGDAGINPRDIAIARRSITQEAIRLAASGQLELKEKESEAA